The genomic stretch ctgcttctgcattatttattatgcttttgtttaatttcctttagttctgtttcttaaaatagAATTTATAATGGGAAGATGCCAGTAAAACCTGCAAATTCATGAACTACCAGGGTGTatctcagtgtgtgtgtgtgtgtgtgcatcttgagTTTAGTAGTCAGGTAACTGTTTGTCAAAGTCGCTGCAAAGGTGGCAAAAGCAAGATGATGTTAAAACAAAGGCTGCAGAAAGCAAGAAGTAACGTTTTTTCACAGTGACGGCCACCTTCAGTGCTGGGAAAATTCAGGAATAGGAACTTGCAATACAAAAAGCTGTCTACGTGTAACAGAGTAGAAATTCAGTGGGACTGTTACTGAACAATGCAGTCGTTGCCTTGCAGAGCAGAAGCCCCAACAAAACTCAGCAACGTTTTATAGCTAACGTTAAAAATATCTGGATTTTGAAGAGTGATTTGTGATAATCTAcctagaaaacaaatcaaaagtcTCATTTAAATGAGTGCAGTACAGGCCACAGGATaataggataattcaggttatGAGGGACGGCTGAAAAGCTCCAATCCCACCTCCTGCTCAAGACAGCGTCAGCTAAGCGTAGCGCAGGTGGTTCAGCACTCCAGCTAGTTTATTCTTGACAACTTCCAGGGATGAAGGCGGGGCAAAGCAATTGTGGGTGCATCTCAGGGAAAGCTTATCACCACCGGCACGGCTGTGCCTGGCACTGACTACTCCGTCGATAGTAAGGCCAGCACGTAGGGCCCAAGGCCTGGCCCAACTCTCCACCCAGCGGCAGGCACAAGGAACGGGATGGGACTGGTGCGATGCTTTCTTACGCTCCTACCATACCACAGCTCCCTGTTCTTCACATCCaactactttcattttttttcttttcgagCACTGAGCTCTTCCCTGTCTCCTGATCAGGCAAAATACTAAAGGATCAGTGTGCCAACTTTGTTAAAAATGTACAAGAGCAACAAAGGGTGACATGTTCTATTGAGTGGCGCAGCTTTACTCACTCATGAATACAGTATTCTGAAGGAAAACGTTACTTCTCAGAGCTCCTGCCAATGAGAGAATAAgggttggttttctttcaaactactttattttcctctctggcCTGCCCATGTGTGATACGTGTCGTCTCTGCTGTCGATATGACGCTTGACTCCTGCACGTTACACTGTCTGCTCCTCTGTGTTGTGTCAATAAAGGGTTTTAAACAGGCCACATAAAGAGCAACACTAATTTGTAATTTAATGTAGGCACACTATTACGGATTTGAATGTTTTATTGTAAACCTTATTATAGGTTCAACACAGTGGTGTCACAGGAAAGCATTCAACTTCTGTCATCACAGCACAGCTCTGGCAGAACACAGAGTCGAACTTCACTGCAGTAGGAAGAGTGCTACAGTTACTGTTTCAGGGAGAGCTGTTCAAATCCCCCATGTGAGGTGTTCAAACAGCCTCTGCGGCAAAGGAAAGCAACAGGGAGTTTTGCTTGTATCAGGTTTGCAGAAATAGACCTCGGTGATGTGGCCACTCAGAGGCCTCCCAAGTTTTGATTCCATCTGTAGCCAAAGATTTTCTTCAAGTCTTCTGCTGTCTAAATGTCCTATGATGTGGGTAAGAATTCATTGCTGAAAtacaattaaatgttttaaagtcTGAATAATTAACTTGGGAACTTAGTTTATGTCAATTTCTGAAGAAGTTTCTATTAATTTATAGTTAATATTTAATCTGTCAAATTTTCAAGTTTAATTATCCATGATTGAAAAACATGATGACTTACAGTAATACAAAACGGGTGCTAAGAACGCACAAAGGTCTTGATCACAACACAAACTAATGAAGAATGGGATTCATCAAATAGCCTGGAAATTTAATATGTCTATCCAGCGTGTGTGCATACACGTATGAGCACATGCAAACAGATTCCTAAAACTCTCTTCAGGCTTAAGGCAGTTCTGTTTCATACCAATTAACAAGTTGAATCTGCCAATTTGAAGCAGAACGTGAAAACTAGCTACAGACTTGTTACTTATGTTCTCTTATATAAACAAGTATGATTAATTCATTTACTATGATTTATCCAGATGTTTGTGCTTCTTTATACGTTAAAACTAAAGTAACCAGATCTTAATGATTAGATATGatcattttaaagatatttaaaatatttaaaacactgaaatgtttGCCAGGTAAGGgatttgtgtttgggtttttttttgtgtaaaatgaCTGTAAAACACAAATCTCATTATTTCCTCAGAAAAGGAGCAACTCATTTGGAGAATCTGGTAAGCACTGAAAACTATGCAGGAATTTGTATGGGCTGatatttacacattaaaaaaagctcATATTGCTTTacctaaaaaagagaaaaggcagaggaaactgCAACTTAGGTTTGACTTAGGtaatacttttaaatataaattaaaagtCCTGCAATAGTGAAACTAAGCTGCACGGAAGAAATTAATGATTTATACAATACCATCAAACAAGTACAGAATACTTAAGAAATTTTAAGCCACTGATGTTTCTCTCATGAATTCCTCAAGGACAGTCACTACATTTCTGGCTTCTGGCATTTCTGCATGCTCTACTTTAACGATCTTCAAAAGGATGTCTCCACTGCCACAGTTCTTTAGAAACATGTAACACTTGAACAAGGCGTAGTGGTTCATTTCAGCCTGGCGGATGAACCTCTTCAGGTTGTTGATGTCTTGTATAGCCTGGCAAAAGAGTAACAGAGCATTTTCTTATCCTTCTACATGGCAAGAAAACATACTATCATGTGGAAAAGCGGAGGAAGAATAGCAGAAGCAAAAGCATTTCCAATAGGAATTTTGTATTACTACTCAAGAGCCATGTAAGAATTGAGTACTGTCTTCAATACATATTACCACCGTTATTTTAACAATTCAAAACGTGTGGACACCACAACTTGATCATGTCCAAACTTGTATGAAGAGTTCTCCTCTTGTTATGACAGACCACTTAACGAGCATTAACTCTCTCTCCATGTTACCCAATTACACAATAATGTACGTGCACAGTCCAAATTaacagtattaagaaaaaaaaaagtgggcttTATTTTAAGTATGAGAAAATGCCTTTGGAGTACTCACTGAAGAAACTTTCACACTACTTTATGTTCTGGTCTTGTCAACTACAGCAAGCCAGTCCTCACCTTAAACTTCAGAGTTAATCAGTTAATGATGTATAGACATCATAAGTAACCTAAAacttttctttgctgaaaaattTGCTCCCTCAGTAGTACTGATGTCTTCTCCAAATCTGTAACATATATGAACAGGTACCTTCAATTTAAAGTTTTCCAAAATCTGCTGGAAGAGAAACGGATTTCCGCCTTCAGCACCGTTCAGAAAAGCATGCATCCAGTCCTCACAGAATCTGTTGCTTCCTGTTAAGTGTTCAGGAacgcaaagaagagagaagaaaaaccaaaaaagctcaACATAAATATATACCTGCATTCACCTGGCTTAATCACTTTCACATAACGACTGATAATAGTATACCCGGGCCAAGAAAAACAATACATGTGGAAAAGACAAGCAAACATAGCTACAGTGATTACATGAAATTCTGTTCCAATTGTTCAATCCCTTTTCATAACATTTGTCAAAaatacaacagggaaaaaaaaagttttgcagctTCCCTGAAGTGTAAAAGTCATAGTTTCATGGTCCGCAAACTAAATGCACTGTGGATTTTATTACCAACCATTTTCAAACCAGAGTTCTGGCGTATCAGGTAAAACAAGCTACTCTGCTCCCTCACAGGAAACCAGGTGGTGTAGTTTCCAGCCAGAGTCCAAACTTTCTGGGCACGAACGTAGGAGCTTCTGAATATTCTCACCTCTCATCAGCTGAGGAATACAAGTGGGTAACATGAAGAAACATTCACAGCTGTAATCTCACCTGCATTATGCAACTGAGGCTGAGGTCCACCGCAGTCTATAATCATTGACTTGTGCTGTTCCTCAGTCATGGCAATACACAAGGAGGTCATCGTTTCTTCCTGAACAAGTCCTTGGAGGCTGGCAGCTGCCAGAAACCTGACACAAAAAGCTCTCGTGAACCGCTTGCTACTTTACAATTCCTGGACAGCAAGGAGGAGGGTGTCATTCGCAAAAGCCAAGTTACGCACAGCTTCCTTGGCCTCAAAGTATCTTTACCTGCTGatgtctttttctgttctttcatctGCGTTTTTTACTTCTACAGGAGTATAACTCAAAGCcttacaacaaacaaaaaaaagagaatagctGGATGCAACTTTGATATTACTTCTGTTGCTATGTTGCAGTTACTAGCAATAAATACATAATGTAGTACTTTAAGAACtgttcttttcagagaaagagtaGAAGCTAAGGGAATACTCCACGCTAGAGTCATTGCAGCTGGTTTTTCATTAAGAAGAAATATATCGGTTTTAGTCTGTTTGCTATTCCATCCAAACCCTTCTCAAACTCAGGGACTAGAGctacaattaatttattttctgtttccagtgaaTTACATGAGGCACATACGCAATATAACATCCCTTTTGGTTCAGAGGAATTATAGCAGGGACAGTTTTCTTATGCTGTTTCTAATTTTCTCATTCTAATTTCAAGTTGGATGCtactatgtattttaaaatgagttaaCTATGAAATTTGATAGAAAAAATTGCTATGCGCTTTCTTAGCATAAAGCAGCCAAAAAGTACTTgccccaaattaaaaaaaaaaaaaccaaaccaaaaaaacacgtTGTTCCTCGTTTCCTCCTGGCTGGGAAAGCAAATGCAAGAAACTTTAAACATGTTGGAGTCACTGAAATTCCTTCTGAACTTTTTTAGTTATCCAGTTTGAAATACACTTACAGCATGTAACAAGAAGGCGAGTTTCTCCTGGAAGAGCTGTACTACTCTCTGAATAGGGCATATGGCGTTCTCAAACCAGCTTCTCAAGTAGGGGTTAACATAGGTCTCCAGGGTTTTTTGCTGTAACAAGTTGAAATGTTAAAACTTTAACTACAAATTAGATTGCTACACAAATAGAAGCCTATTAATAATTTATTCAACTAGGATGTCAGATCCTTCTTGATTTCAAACCACAGTAGactaaaataatgattttgacATTTAAAGCCACACTGAAGTGGAACATCAGCACTGAAGGGTTTTACATTTTAATAGACAGAACTGTAATATTATGGTACATATTGAGCATATATAGTATACATACTGAGCAAAGACCACGCAACAGCAGAAGGGATGAGACAGACTTACAATGCATGGTTTCCATTAGAAAAAATTGTGacaagaaaaacactaaaaatctTTCCTTAACATTCAGAAGTGATAAGAATCTAGGTGAACATCGGCAATTTTCCTGTAGGCTGTTACATTTTATTAgtcattttcctctctgaatCTAACTGCAAGCAGCCTTTACAAAGGCACAAAAAAGTCTCACCCCTTTATTTATTGATTTGTGTGGTTAATTGCACTTCAGACGTTCACTGTCACTACAGTGAATCAAGTATCTCTCACTGTGTTTCGTACTGGAACTTACAACACCTATTTTGTTTCTATAGACTAAATCTTCCAGATTTTCTTAGTAACTTCTTTgcaaaaatagtaattttcacctcttaaaaaaaaaaaaagttaagcctTACCTCCAAAGCAAGGTTTATCTTCAGACTTTGAATGTATTTGTCCAGCTCAAGTCTGAAAGTATCTTCTTAAGGAAAATAAGGTGCATCAGTTAAGACCTGCATTTTTCCCTTGCAGTATATGGCTTTTATTGACATTTTCAGTTACTGGAAGGCATGCACAAATGGGCTGATTTCAAgtaggaaaaagacaaaatgagaacATAATTTTTACAACATCTCCCTTTCCACACAGATAAAGAAAGTTAAAGAAAAGGATATAGTTCCAAACCTTTCTCTGAGCCACCTAAGAAACAAACCACATATTCTGGAGCATTCATGTCTGATTCCAGTGTTGCCATTTCTAGAAGATTTTCTTGTTGGAAATGACAGTAGTAACagccaattttattttctggtatgctacgcagaaaaaaaaataataattattttgtaCAGATACATCACAATAATTAAGTGCAAGAAGCAGACACACATGCTTGCTGTAAAGAATTTTCACCCACTAATACTGGTAGCTCCTATGGTCATATAGCTCTTAgaccttttttcctctgtgatgcAGTCAGGGTAGTTTAAAAGGATATAGTCATAAACACatgtagtatttttaaattattcaaggAGTAAGTTATTTACTACAATATTTTTCTCAAAGCTACgtagaaaaagaggaaagtgcCATTGTGTAAAGCTGTTATTAGCAGCAGCAATAGACTTGACAACATGGAATCAGGATTAAACCCAAGTGCAGCAGCAGATGCCAAGATGTGCAATGCTGCCAATGTTTCTTACAGTTTCtgattcacaaataatttttaaaatttacctCAGTCCCACTAACGCTACATTCCCCATTCCTTCAAACAAGGCTCCTTTAGTAAGACGCTTAGCGATAAAACTGCGCAATTCAGTCTCCGCTTCAGCTGGTAAATTAGTGTCCAGCAaggaaaggctttaaaaaaccaagaagaaatcattagcaaaaagcaaatgttattgttttgtttctctgaacaAGTGCAGAACCACCTGCGTCTCAAAGGGGGACCACAATGATCTCTCTCTGGCTTAGAGCGAACTCTCTCTGTGACTTCTGGCCCATCGGAAATGCTTTCGGTGGTTTGCCCACTAGCCCAGAAGTCCGGAGTTGTGGTGTCAGCTGATGCTCAGCAGCTACGAACAAGTCACTGCCCCTCTTTGTTCCTGTGTTTCCCTGGTTGTAATACAGAGCAACAGCTCCATTACAGAGCTCGTGGAAACATGTCCAGTTAACGttgcttaatatattttaattacctACATGAAGATCCAAGTCAATACAGAAGTGTCAAGTATTagtagcaaagaaaataagagttCAAACTCAAAGATGATAGTTTAACACGTTATTTGAGCTCTGTAGCCATGTCCATTCCCTAAGTATTCCCGAAAAAGCATACGGGGGACTTCAGTATGCTTCCGTAGAGGTGTCTGGTTTGACTGCAAGGTACCTGCTTGCTATTCACTTAACAGCAATAGGGCAAAGGCTTCAAACCGGAGCGTGAGAGGCGATAACGCGGTTCTGCAGATTGGCTCTACCTGAAGTCTTCGGTGGAGGGTGTCTCTGCGGccgcgctgctggggctgccatCGCCGCTGGCTGCTCCCTGCGGGGACCTGAACACCAAGCCATCCTTAGCTTCGGTCGTACGGCGCTAACACAGGGAACCGCGCGCGGAAAGGTAGGGCCTGGGGGCACCTTAAGGCAGGCGCGGGGAATCGGGACATGacgggaggggaaaaaatctcttcggggagagagagagggcaaAAATAAAGCGCATGCGAGCAGCTGGGAACTGACGAGGCCTGGGAGCGGCCTCCTCGCGGGGCGGCCCCAGCGCCCACCCGCCTCACCTGCAGCCCCGGTAGCCGTAGAGGCTGTGGTAGGTGCTGCCGTgccgctccggccgccgctcctcccccgccccgccgccctcctcgcTGCTCTCCGGCTCCCGCTCCTCGCCGTCCGGCAGCGCCGGCAGCATCCCGGACCCACGACCGGGCCgcgcctcggccccgccgccgccccggaggctgggcagggcgggcggctccccccgcccccggtgggTGTAgccgggcggggaggagggagggcaggcggATGAGGTCTCGCCCAGAGAGCGCTGAAATGGCTGGCGTGGCGGCAGCTCCCCCTTTCGTGTAATTTGCTGAAAAATGCGATATCGACGCCATAGTGCGTGTACCAATGCAGGCGGTCTGTCAAAAGCTGCTCACTGACTCAACGGCGGGACCCGCTCAAATCACATTTGACAGGATTGGCCATGCGGCCTGTTCTGGAAga from Chroicocephalus ridibundus chromosome 14, bChrRid1.1, whole genome shotgun sequence encodes the following:
- the C14H17orf75 gene encoding protein Njmu-R1; protein product: MLPALPDGEEREPESSEEGGGAGEERRPERHGSTYHSLYGYRGCRSPQGAASGDGSPSSAAAETPSTEDFSLSLLDTNLPAEAETELRSFIAKRLTKGALFEGMGNVALVGLSIPENKIGCYYCHFQQENLLEMATLESDMNAPEYVVCFLGGSEKGLELFRLELDKYIQSLKINLALEQKTLETYVNPYLRSWFENAICPIQRVVQLFQEKLAFLLHAALSYTPVEVKNADERTEKDISRFLAAASLQGLVQEETMTSLCIAMTEEQHKSMIIDCGGPQPQLHNAGSNRFCEDWMHAFLNGAEGGNPFLFQQILENFKLKAIQDINNLKRFIRQAEMNHYALFKCYMFLKNCGSGDILLKIVKVEHAEMPEARNVVTVLEEFMRETSVA